From the Elusimicrobiota bacterium genome, one window contains:
- a CDS encoding methyltransferase, translated as MPLILRWLLAILILPFNVLVLVPGLLLFSPLSRHVGRGVGGEGLDGLATSFWSYSFARPGEPRFFLAALIALLGMALSAWTVGLFVKFGEGTAAPWDPPKKFVVRGPYRYVRNPMIISVFVVQLAEAIFAGSWVVGGWMVTFIVMNLFYIPLIEEKGLEARFGDDYRAFKGAVPRWIPKGGWS; from the coding sequence ATGCCCCTGATTCTTCGTTGGTTGTTAGCCATCCTCATCCTCCCCTTCAACGTCCTCGTCCTGGTCCCCGGCCTCCTCCTCTTCTCACCCCTCTCCCGCCACGTCGGGAGAGGGGTGGGGGGTGAGGGGCTCGACGGCCTCGCTACCAGTTTCTGGTCGTACAGCTTCGCGAGGCCGGGCGAGCCGCGCTTCTTCCTTGCGGCACTCATCGCCCTCCTCGGCATGGCGCTCTCCGCCTGGACCGTCGGGCTCTTCGTGAAGTTTGGGGAAGGGACGGCGGCGCCGTGGGATCCGCCGAAGAAGTTTGTGGTGAGAGGGCCTTATCGGTACGTCAGGAATCCGATGATCATCAGCGTGTTTGTGGTGCAGTTGGCGGAGGCGATTTTTGCGGGGTCGTGGGTGGTGGGTGGGTGGATGGTGACATTCATCGTGATGAACCTTTTCTACATCCCGCTCATAGAAGAAAAGGGACTCGAAGCGCGCTTTGGCGATGATTATCGAGCCTTTAAGGGTGCGGTGCCACGATGGATTCCGAAGGGGGGCTGGAGTTGA
- a CDS encoding ORF6N domain-containing protein, which translates to MNKDIEAVELGQKIYLIRGQKVMLDYDLAELYGVSTWNLTRAVQRNPQRFPEDFSFQLRAAETLNLTRQFGGSSSKSSGGWGGRRRPPYAFTEQGVAMLSSVLRSERAVLVNVSIMRAFVRLRDILSLHKELAAQLRELERKVVGHDARIMEIFAVIKRLMAEPRKAAPKIGFKPN; encoded by the coding sequence ATGAACAAGGATATCGAAGCCGTCGAGCTCGGGCAGAAGATCTATCTCATCCGCGGGCAGAAGGTCATGTTGGACTATGACCTGGCCGAACTCTATGGTGTCAGCACATGGAATCTGACCCGGGCCGTGCAGCGCAACCCTCAGCGCTTCCCGGAGGACTTCTCATTTCAATTGAGGGCCGCTGAAACCCTGAACTTGACCCGCCAATTTGGCGGGTCAAGTTCCAAGTCTAGCGGCGGCTGGGGTGGACGACGGCGTCCCCCCTACGCCTTCACCGAGCAAGGCGTCGCCATGCTCTCCAGCGTGCTTCGCAGCGAGCGGGCAGTCTTGGTCAATGTCTCCATCATGAGGGCTTTCGTGCGTCTGCGCGACATTCTCTCGCTCCACAAGGAATTGGCCGCGCAGCTGCGCGAGCTCGAGCGCAAGGTCGTCGGGCACGACGCGCGCATCATGGAGATCTTCGCCGTCATCAAGCGGCTCATGGCGGAGCCCAGGAAGGCTGCGCCGAAGATAGGCTTCAAGCCGAATTGA
- a CDS encoding rhodanese-like domain-containing protein: MNAKLNILAVVLLLAATAFIFLRQSGGFKEVDPAAAMKLIETPGALILDVRNPGEFADGYIQGAKLIPLPELENRLGQLGDKKDAPLLVYCASGGRSASASMLLQRSGWTNVSNLRGGLRAWSDAGYPVVKAK; encoded by the coding sequence ATGAACGCCAAGCTCAACATCCTCGCCGTCGTCCTCCTCCTCGCCGCCACCGCCTTCATCTTCCTCCGCCAGAGCGGCGGCTTCAAGGAAGTCGACCCCGCCGCGGCCATGAAGCTCATCGAGACCCCCGGCGCGCTCATCCTCGACGTGCGCAACCCCGGCGAGTTCGCCGATGGCTACATCCAGGGCGCCAAGCTCATCCCCCTGCCCGAGCTCGAGAACCGCCTCGGCCAGCTCGGCGACAAGAAGGACGCGCCGCTCCTCGTCTACTGCGCCTCCGGCGGCCGCTCCGCCAGCGCGAGCATGCTGCTCCAGCGCTCCGGCTGGACGAACGTCTCCAACCTCAGAGGCGGCCTCCGCGCCTGGTCCGATGCAGGGTATCCCGTAGTAAAAGCGAAGTAG
- a CDS encoding tetratricopeptide repeat protein encodes MPTLFRAALTLALALPCAAQQRAPSKASLNSSLCSAVGNCNAAKTRALLAQGADPNNGECGGFWASWYGNVDQALRRANCPIAETLEALLDAGFDPYSGYVLRGALTGSAADVDNRKVLELFIDHGLDVTRTFGYGEKIWSAERWAKQGGHASTMELIERAGKVPPELRKARWQRKRAQREAEAAVAARLPAIEAALKAADEAKAAGKSDEVLKQYSVALATCPLGTGKDYDLKAALIAYVRTLPAAPALSEEARRHFDRALIFLKKAQEFRDYELVVAELNASILLAPWWADSYFNLGLALGKTGDYAGAIASLKLYLAAALDSPDAETVRKKILEFEVEQELAERR; translated from the coding sequence ATGCCCACCCTCTTCCGCGCCGCCCTGACCCTCGCCCTCGCCCTCCCCTGCGCCGCCCAGCAGCGAGCGCCCAGCAAGGCCTCGCTCAACAGCTCGCTTTGTTCGGCCGTCGGGAACTGCAACGCGGCGAAGACCCGCGCGCTCCTCGCCCAGGGCGCGGACCCCAACAACGGGGAGTGCGGCGGCTTCTGGGCGAGCTGGTACGGCAACGTCGACCAAGCCCTCCGGCGCGCGAACTGCCCGATCGCGGAGACCCTCGAGGCCCTGCTGGACGCCGGTTTCGACCCCTATAGCGGCTACGTGCTGAGGGGGGCGCTGACGGGTTCCGCGGCGGACGTCGACAACCGCAAGGTGCTCGAGCTCTTCATCGATCACGGTCTCGATGTGACCCGCACCTTCGGCTACGGGGAGAAGATCTGGAGCGCCGAGCGATGGGCCAAGCAGGGGGGACACGCCTCGACCATGGAGCTCATCGAGCGGGCCGGCAAGGTCCCGCCCGAGCTTCGCAAGGCCCGCTGGCAGCGCAAGCGCGCCCAGCGAGAGGCCGAGGCCGCCGTCGCCGCCCGCCTGCCCGCCATCGAGGCCGCGCTCAAGGCCGCCGACGAGGCCAAGGCCGCCGGCAAGAGCGACGAGGTCCTGAAGCAGTACTCCGTCGCGCTCGCCACCTGTCCGCTCGGCACGGGGAAGGACTACGACCTCAAAGCCGCGCTCATCGCCTACGTCCGGACCCTGCCCGCCGCGCCCGCGCTCTCCGAGGAGGCCCGCAGGCACTTCGACCGCGCCCTCATCTTCCTCAAGAAAGCCCAGGAGTTCCGCGATTACGAGCTTGTCGTCGCGGAGCTCAACGCGTCGATCCTGCTCGCGCCCTGGTGGGCCGACAGCTACTTCAACCTCGGCCTCGCGCTCGGCAAGACCGGTGACTACGCCGGCGCCATCGCGAGCCTCAAGCTCTACCTCGCCGCCGCGCTCGACTCGCCCGACGCCGAGACCGTGCGCAAGAAGATCCTCGAGTTCGAAGTCGAGCAAGAGCTGGCGGAGAGACGATGA
- a CDS encoding type II toxin-antitoxin system RelE/ParE family toxin, translated as MDIRITPEFEDWLDGLNARERAQVDDRLDRLQSSDHFGDMKRLGDDLLELRWRNGRRVYFALVDGGDEAAALMLLGGSKNGQDRDISHARRILEREAP; from the coding sequence ATGGATATCCGCATAACGCCGGAATTCGAGGACTGGCTCGACGGTCTGAATGCCCGCGAGCGGGCCCAGGTGGACGATCGGCTGGACCGGCTCCAGAGCTCCGACCACTTCGGCGACATGAAGCGGCTCGGGGACGACCTCCTCGAATTGCGCTGGCGCAACGGACGAAGGGTCTACTTCGCTCTGGTCGATGGCGGCGACGAGGCCGCGGCCCTCATGCTGCTGGGAGGCAGTAAGAATGGACAGGACAGGGACATCTCACACGCGCGCCGGATCCTCGAACGGGAAGCTCCGTAA